The sequence below is a genomic window from Sphingomonas crusticola.
GCCGAAAGGCCGCGCTCGATCAGGCGCGATCCGAAACCGCGACGGGCCGGCGGCGCAACCCGCGGACCGCCACTTTCGCGCCATAGCATGGCGACACGCGCGCCACCCGTCGCAGGGGTATAGGTGCGCCAGCTTATGGCCACCTCGCCCCGTTCCGCCGACCACGCGCCATGCTTGAGCGCGTTGGTCGCAAGCTCATGCATCGCGAGCGACAGCGACAATGCCGTCTTGGGAGACAGGGAGACGTTGGGACCTTCGATGCGGAGCCGGTCCTCGCGTCCGCAATGGGGCCGCACGGCCTGCTCTACCGCACCATGAAGCGAGACGCCGGCACCACGCTCGCCAGTGAGCAAATCATTGGCCTGGGCCAGCGCCCTGATCCGCTCGGAGAACCGGGCCTGCGCCTGTGCCAGATCGTCCGCGCCACGGAAGGTCTGCGCGGCGATAGCCTGCGTCATCGCCAGGCTGTTCTTCACCCGGTGGTTGAGCTCGTTCACCACCAGCCGCAGATGATCCTCGCTGCGATGACGTTCCGTGACGTCGGTGGCCGTCCCGAACCATTCGGTAATGGCGCCGGTATCGTCGAGGATCGGCACGGCGCGCGAGAAGGTCCAGCCGGTCGAGCCGTCCGGCCGGCGGACGCGATGTTCCATTTCGAACGTGCCTTTGCGGCGGATCGCATCGTCAATAGCGGCGCGCACGGCGACATGATCTTCCGCGTACAGATTTTCCTCAAGCCATTGCGGATTGGGTGAATCATTGTTGGCGACCAGCCCGCGGCCGTCGATCGGGTGCATCGTGCTCCAATCCGGCGTCATGCGGTAGATCACGTCCGAACTCGCATTGACGAGCGCCCGGAACCGCCCCTCGCTCGCGATCATCGCCCGCTCAGCCAATATCGCCTCGGTGATCTCAACGACGATCGCGATCACGCCAGCAGGCTCGCCGCTCTCATCAACTACCGGCGAATAATCCAGGTTCATCCACGCGGGCGCGGGCGCGCCATGACGCTCGAGCGTCAATTCCTGGGCACGATAGGCCAGCGTACCGCCGGCCAGCCCGACCTTCATCACGTTGTCGTTGAAGTCGGCGACCTCCGGCCACCCCTCACGGACCTTGGAGCCCAGCAGCTGAGGATGACGCCGTCCGGCAAATTCCGAATAAGCGTCATTGTAAATCATCACGCCATCTTCGTTCCACAGCAGAACGATCGGCACCGGCGACAGCAGCAGGAGATTCGTGACGGTCTTCAGGCTTTGCGGCCAATTGCCGATCGGCCCCAGACTGGTCTTCGACCAGTCGAACGCCGCAATCAGCGCGCCAAGTTCGCCTCCTCCCACCGGAAAGGGCGCGATGGCCGCATTGGTCCGTGCGCTCAACAGCGCCTCCCCCATTGTCGAAGAGGCGCTGTTAAATCGAACCAGCGCTCAGGAAAAGTGGGCTAGAGCGCGCGGCGGCCGGTGAACAGCTGGATCAGGCCGACGATGATCGCCAGCACCAGCAGGATGTGGATCAGACCACCGCCAATATGGATCGCGAAGCCGAGGAGCCAGAGCACCAGCAGAATGACGGCGATTGTCCAAAGCATTGTACGGCTCCCGTCCGCGTGATTGCGGAATTCGCGGTGAACGCCGTTTGTCCGACCCCGTTCCAACCTTAGCTGCGAAGTTCCGCTTTCGCTTGAGCCCAACGGCTGCTCAAAGAAGACATGGCAATCCGATCGATCCCGCTGGCCCTGGGCCTGTTCCTATCAACCGGCGTCATGGCGACGCCGGCCTACGACGCGGTGGATCCGCTCATCGGCACGGGTGGCGAGGGCCACACATTCCCTGGCGCGGTTGCACCGTTCGGCATGGTGCAGCTGAGTCCCGATACGAATACCGGCTGCCTGATCCGCGAATGCTATAAATGGGCCGCCGGATATCGCCATTCCGATGCCTTGATTCAGGGTTTCAGCCACACGCACTTTTCAGGCGCCGGACATTCGGATTTGGGCGACTTCCTGGTGATGCCGGTCTCGGGCGATCACATATCGTTGGAGCCGGGCGACCCGACCAAGGCGGGTTCGGGCTACGGTTCGCGTTTCGACCACGGGAGCGAGCGCGCGCAGCCAGGCTATTATTCGGTCACGCTGCTCGACCACAAGGTTAGGGCGGAGCTGACCGCGGGCACGCGCGTGGGCGTCCACCGCTATGCCTTCCCCACCGGGCTGCAGGCGCACATCGTGCTCGATCTGCGTAGCGCGATATACAATTATCCCGGCAAGACCTTGTGGTCCTCGATCCGGCTGCGGCCGGACGGCGCCGTCACCGGCTGCCGTCAGACGCGCGGCTGGGCGCCAGACCGGATCCTCTGTTTCGCGATGCGTTTCACCGCCGCGCCGACGGCGCATGCCTTCGTCAGCACGGAACAGGATGTGGCCTATAAAGGCTTTCAGGGTCCCGGCCGCGGCACGGACGATCTCGCCGAACGGAGCGGACGCGCCATTGTCGCGCGCTTCGACTTCGGCACACTGAACAAGCCGCTCGAGGTAAAAGTCGCGATCTCCTCGGTCGACGAGGCTGGCGCGATCGCCAACCTTGGGAGCGAGCCGGACAACTTCGACGCAATCCGCGCGAACACGAAGGCGGCATGGGAGCAGGCACTGAGCGCGGTCGAGCTGCATGCCCCGGCACCGATGGAGAAGAACCTCTATACGGCGCTGTACCACACGCTGCTCGCCCCTTCGATCGCGAGCGACGCCGATGGCCGTTATCGCGGGCCGGACAATCAGGTTCATACGGCACAGGACTTTACCTTCCGTTCGACCTTTTCGCTGTGGGATACGTTTCGTGCCGAGCACCCGCTGCTCACCCTTATCCAGCCGGAGCGAACCAACGCCGATTTCATCCGCTCGCTGATCGAGAGCCGCAAGCAAAGCCCGCTCGGCATATTGCCGGTCTGGCAATTCCAGGGGCGCGAGACGTGGACGATGATCGGCTATCACGCGGTGCCGGTGATTGCCGAAGCCTATCTCAAGGGCATCAAGGGCTTCGATGCGGACGAAGCGCTGGATGCGATGATCGCGAGCGCGAATTACGGCCCCTATGGCGGGCTCGCCGACTATCGCACGCTGGGTTACGTCCCGATCGACAAGGAGCCGGAGGCGGCATCCAAGACGGTCGAATATGCCTATGACGACTGGACCATCGCGCAGATGGCGCGGGCAATGGGACGCAAGGAGGTCGCCGCGTCATTCGAGAAGCGCGCCGGCCATTGGCGTAACAGCTTCGATGCCAAGACCGGATGGGTGCGCGCGCGGCTATCGACCGGCGCCTTCCGCGAGCCGTTCGACCCGGTGTCGATCAAATACGGCTCCGACTATACCGAGGGTAATGCCTGGCAATATTCGTGGTTCGTGCCGCAGGACGAAGGCGGGCTCGTGCGCGCGCTAGGGGGTGACAGGAAGACGGTCGCCAAGCTCGACGCGATGTTCGATTACGATAACAGCAAGCTCGATTATTCGCATGCCGAGGACATATCCGGCCTGATCGGCCAATATATTCATGGCAATGAGCCGAGCCATTCGGTCGCCTATCTCTACAATTATGCCGGCGCGCCCTGGCGGACGCAGGAACGGCTGCGGCAGATCGTCGACAGCCAGTACAAGCCGACGCCGGACGGCCTGTCCGGCAATGACGATCTCGGCCAGATGTCCGCCTGGCTGGTCTTCACCAGCCTTGGTTTCTATCCGGTAACGCCCGGCAGTCTGGCATATGTGATCGGCCGGCCGTTCGTGACGCGGGCAACGCTCACCCTGCCCAACGGCAAGCGCTTCACGATCCGGTGCGACGACCCCGCCAAGGCCTATGTCGGCAAGATCCTGCTCAACGGCACACCGCTCGCCCGCAGCTACATCCGGCATGACGAAATCATGGCAGGAGGCGAATTGTCGTTCGTGATGCAGGCCAAGCCCAACCGGTCGTGGGCCACCGGGCGGACCCGCCGGCCCTTTTCCATGACGCGATGATCGCAAAGGATAGATGATGAGTCTGCAGGACAAGGTCGCAATAGTCACGGGCGCCGCGAGCGGCATCGGCAAGGACATTGCGCGCGAATTTCTCGCCAACGGCGCCAAGGTCGCGATCGCCGATCTCAATGTCGAGGCCGCGAACGCCACGGCCCGTGAGTTCGACCCCTCCGGGGCACGCACGATGGGCGTGGCGATGGACGTCACCGACGAGGACCAGGTCAATGCCGGCATCGAAGCGATCGCCGCCCGGTTCGGCTCGATCGACGTGCTGGTTTCCAATGCCGGCATCCAGATCGTCGCCCCGATCGACGAGTTCAAATATGCCGACTGGAAGAAATTGCTGGCGATCCACCTCGATGGCGCCTTCCTCACCACGCAAGCCTGCCTCAAGCACATGTATGCCCAAGGCCGCGGCGGCAGCATCCTCTATATGGGTTCGGTCCATTCCAAG
It includes:
- a CDS encoding sensor histidine kinase; translation: MSARTNAAIAPFPVGGGELGALIAAFDWSKTSLGPIGNWPQSLKTVTNLLLLSPVPIVLLWNEDGVMIYNDAYSEFAGRRHPQLLGSKVREGWPEVADFNDNVMKVGLAGGTLAYRAQELTLERHGAPAPAWMNLDYSPVVDESGEPAGVIAIVVEITEAILAERAMIASEGRFRALVNASSDVIYRMTPDWSTMHPIDGRGLVANNDSPNPQWLEENLYAEDHVAVRAAIDDAIRRKGTFEMEHRVRRPDGSTGWTFSRAVPILDDTGAITEWFGTATDVTERHRSEDHLRLVVNELNHRVKNSLAMTQAIAAQTFRGADDLAQAQARFSERIRALAQANDLLTGERGAGVSLHGAVEQAVRPHCGREDRLRIEGPNVSLSPKTALSLSLAMHELATNALKHGAWSAERGEVAISWRTYTPATGGARVAMLWRESGGPRVAPPARRGFGSRLIERGLSAEMGGEVHMRFEPDGLVCEIDAPLTIYGLAP
- a CDS encoding lmo0937 family membrane protein; translated protein: MLWTIAVILLVLWLLGFAIHIGGGLIHILLVLAIIVGLIQLFTGRRAL
- a CDS encoding GH92 family glycosyl hydrolase; translation: MAIRSIPLALGLFLSTGVMATPAYDAVDPLIGTGGEGHTFPGAVAPFGMVQLSPDTNTGCLIRECYKWAAGYRHSDALIQGFSHTHFSGAGHSDLGDFLVMPVSGDHISLEPGDPTKAGSGYGSRFDHGSERAQPGYYSVTLLDHKVRAELTAGTRVGVHRYAFPTGLQAHIVLDLRSAIYNYPGKTLWSSIRLRPDGAVTGCRQTRGWAPDRILCFAMRFTAAPTAHAFVSTEQDVAYKGFQGPGRGTDDLAERSGRAIVARFDFGTLNKPLEVKVAISSVDEAGAIANLGSEPDNFDAIRANTKAAWEQALSAVELHAPAPMEKNLYTALYHTLLAPSIASDADGRYRGPDNQVHTAQDFTFRSTFSLWDTFRAEHPLLTLIQPERTNADFIRSLIESRKQSPLGILPVWQFQGRETWTMIGYHAVPVIAEAYLKGIKGFDADEALDAMIASANYGPYGGLADYRTLGYVPIDKEPEAASKTVEYAYDDWTIAQMARAMGRKEVAASFEKRAGHWRNSFDAKTGWVRARLSTGAFREPFDPVSIKYGSDYTEGNAWQYSWFVPQDEGGLVRALGGDRKTVAKLDAMFDYDNSKLDYSHAEDISGLIGQYIHGNEPSHSVAYLYNYAGAPWRTQERLRQIVDSQYKPTPDGLSGNDDLGQMSAWLVFTSLGFYPVTPGSLAYVIGRPFVTRATLTLPNGKRFTIRCDDPAKAYVGKILLNGTPLARSYIRHDEIMAGGELSFVMQAKPNRSWATGRTRRPFSMTR
- a CDS encoding 3-hydroxybutyrate dehydrogenase; the protein is MSLQDKVAIVTGAASGIGKDIAREFLANGAKVAIADLNVEAANATAREFDPSGARTMGVAMDVTDEDQVNAGIEAIAARFGSIDVLVSNAGIQIVAPIDEFKYADWKKLLAIHLDGAFLTTQACLKHMYAQGRGGSILYMGSVHSKEASVLKAPYVTAKHGLIGLAKVVAKEGAKHGVRSNVICPGFVRTPLVDKQIPEQAQALGLSEEEVIKKVMLKDTVDGEFTTVNDVARTAVFLAGFPTNALTGQSIVVSHGWYMQ